In the Pseudothauera hydrothermalis genome, one interval contains:
- the rluB gene encoding 23S rRNA pseudouridine(2605) synthase RluB, producing MSTPHKKRRPLRPAAKPKSRPAAPAAEHQPMTGHTARAARGRLQAGRGRPDDAQPEPERLQKVLAAAGYGSRREIEALIAAGRIEVNGRAALPGQKIGPGDRVKVNGKLLPLRFGRRAPRVLIYHKPEGEIVSREDPQGRPTVFERLPILRRGRWIAVGRLDFNTSGLLLFTNDGELANKLMHPRYGLEREYAVRLLGSLDQSQIEALKRGIALEDGEARFNSLIDAGGEGVNHWYRVTISEGRNREVRRMFEAVGLTVSRLIRVRYGSVELPSRLKRGMWMEMSEADACELAGLPPPLVKPGQHRRPVRVHRTTPRV from the coding sequence TTGTCTACACCTCACAAAAAACGCCGGCCGTTGAGGCCGGCAGCCAAACCAAAGTCCCGCCCCGCCGCGCCAGCGGCCGAGCATCAACCTATGACCGGCCACACGGCGCGTGCTGCGCGCGGCCGCTTGCAGGCCGGGCGGGGCCGGCCCGACGATGCGCAGCCGGAGCCTGAGCGTCTGCAAAAGGTGCTGGCGGCTGCCGGGTATGGCTCGCGGCGCGAAATCGAGGCGCTGATCGCCGCCGGACGCATCGAGGTCAATGGCCGGGCGGCCTTGCCCGGACAAAAGATCGGCCCCGGCGATCGGGTCAAGGTCAACGGCAAATTGCTCCCTTTGCGCTTTGGCCGGCGCGCGCCGCGGGTGTTGATCTATCACAAGCCGGAAGGCGAAATCGTCTCGCGCGAGGATCCGCAAGGCCGTCCGACGGTGTTCGAACGTCTGCCGATCCTGCGCCGCGGCCGCTGGATCGCGGTCGGTCGGCTGGACTTCAATACCTCGGGTTTGCTGCTCTTTACCAACGATGGCGAGTTGGCCAACAAACTGATGCACCCGCGCTACGGGCTGGAGCGCGAATACGCGGTCCGTTTGCTGGGGTCGCTGGATCAAAGCCAGATCGAAGCGCTCAAGCGTGGGATCGCGCTGGAAGACGGCGAGGCGCGTTTCAACTCGCTCATCGACGCCGGTGGGGAAGGGGTGAACCATTGGTACCGGGTAACCATCTCCGAAGGCCGCAACCGCGAGGTCCGACGCATGTTCGAAGCAGTCGGCTTGACCGTGAGCCGGCTGATCCGGGTGCGCTACGGCAGCGTGGAACTGCCCTCTCGGCTCAAACGCGGCATGTGGATGGAAATGTCCGAGGCCGACGCCTGTGAGCTTGCCGGTCTGCCGCCACCGCTGGTCAAACCCGGCCAGCACAGGCGCCCGGTGCGGGTGCATCGCACCACGCCGCGGGTTTGA
- the scpB gene encoding SMC-Scp complex subunit ScpB yields the protein MQAPSTPEEYKRIIETVLLAAAAPLPVASLRRLFETDPGPEFIRRLLDELRADWDGRGVELVQTAGGWRFRTRPEYQVFLDRLKEEKPPKYSRAVLETLAIIAYRQPVTRGDIEEIRGVAVSANVLKTLEARGWIDEVGHRDTPGRPALFATTRRFLDDLGLRSLTELPALTEIERVMELVELPILADAPQPDGAC from the coding sequence ATGCAAGCACCGAGCACGCCTGAGGAATACAAACGCATCATCGAGACGGTCTTGCTGGCTGCCGCCGCGCCCTTGCCGGTGGCCAGCTTGCGGCGGCTGTTCGAGACCGACCCTGGCCCCGAGTTCATTCGCCGCCTGCTCGACGAGCTGCGCGCCGATTGGGATGGACGGGGCGTCGAGCTGGTGCAAACTGCCGGCGGCTGGCGTTTCAGAACCCGTCCGGAATATCAGGTTTTTCTCGATCGGTTGAAGGAAGAAAAACCGCCCAAATACTCCCGCGCGGTGCTCGAGACGCTGGCCATCATCGCTTACCGTCAGCCGGTCACCCGCGGCGACATTGAAGAAATTCGTGGAGTCGCGGTCTCTGCCAACGTACTCAAGACGCTGGAGGCGCGGGGCTGGATCGACGAAGTTGGCCATCGTGACACGCCCGGCCGTCCGGCCTTGTTCGCCACCACCCGGCGTTTTCTGGACGACCTGGGGCTGCGCAGCTTGACCGAACTGCCAGCGCTCACCGAAATCGAGCGTGTCATGGAACTGGTCGAACTGCCGATACTGGCCGATGCGCCGCAGCCGGATGGTGCCTGCTGA
- a CDS encoding DUF4258 domain-containing protein, which produces MDFILTDHAKKRLAQRKIRVEWVSAALENPLTTEVDHNDPELMHALLYVPERFKTLRVIYKDTTKPPYIVTAYFEEAKSYEA; this is translated from the coding sequence GTGGACTTCATACTGACCGATCACGCAAAGAAGCGACTAGCACAACGGAAAATTCGGGTTGAGTGGGTGAGCGCCGCTCTTGAAAACCCCTTGACGACCGAGGTCGACCACAATGACCCCGAATTGATGCACGCGTTGCTGTACGTTCCCGAGCGGTTCAAGACCTTGCGTGTGATCTACAAGGACACGACGAAACCGCCCTATATCGTCACGGCCTACTTTGAGGAGGCAAAGAGCTATGAAGCTTGA
- a CDS encoding DUF2283 domain-containing protein encodes MKLEFDPIADSAYVGISEKEVATTREIEPGIIADYDEAGALIGIEILSVSKRAQNDLIRKAA; translated from the coding sequence ATGAAGCTTGAGTTTGACCCCATCGCCGATAGTGCTTATGTCGGAATCTCCGAAAAGGAGGTTGCGACTACACGCGAAATCGAGCCGGGCATCATCGCCGACTATGATGAAGCCGGCGCCCTGATCGGCATCGAAATTCTGTCAGTCAGCAAGCGCGCGCAGAATGATCTGATTAGGAAAGCCGCGTAA